From the genome of Pukyongia salina, one region includes:
- a CDS encoding coiled-coil domain-containing protein: MSDDFDLLETESNSKQEKVDVNWGKAVDQMKSKLAQEDDPEMRQKILNATLDDVVGMAEKDRASLLDAIKDLTDYQEEVGIIFEKFSTLNEAEQKVIDNAQSKLERAKLALEDAEKVKDNWWNNLWGRKSRIKKRQSELEAAQKEREAADMKAKQMFQERIETADIQTLLSELSYKSQAAVTRLKNREVEIKEVEDKLQDAIVEASKNHTKALEKKKETEDKLEEQYALLKQARQELEEISDKQSTAYSEAIGKITGIEQKVEELEGLKNAYTTLAASKDSFVHKHNLTIKVLTSLRSNLQTHRAKLKSDTDERLKYYDGYVVALKARTDQEFAAILEHLGVKTDEHIGQTLAAMHSASAKARQEMMDNIPVHEKVMQGVYGSYAESLQEIREKDAEIQKDFANRYGIDMKEIFEEFYAAGSGGDVPPEDDKPSETPKEDDENLLG; the protein is encoded by the coding sequence ATGTCTGATGATTTTGATTTACTAGAAACCGAGTCCAACTCAAAACAGGAAAAAGTAGACGTAAACTGGGGCAAAGCCGTCGACCAGATGAAGTCTAAATTAGCGCAGGAAGACGATCCGGAAATGCGGCAAAAAATTCTTAACGCTACCCTGGACGATGTTGTAGGTATGGCCGAAAAGGACCGGGCCTCATTGCTCGATGCCATTAAAGATCTTACCGATTACCAGGAAGAAGTAGGAATTATTTTCGAAAAATTCTCAACCCTCAACGAGGCCGAACAGAAGGTGATCGACAACGCACAAAGCAAACTAGAACGAGCCAAACTGGCCCTGGAGGATGCCGAAAAGGTGAAAGATAACTGGTGGAACAATCTCTGGGGACGAAAATCACGGATCAAAAAACGCCAGTCTGAACTGGAAGCCGCACAAAAGGAACGTGAAGCCGCCGATATGAAAGCCAAGCAAATGTTCCAAGAACGAATAGAGACCGCCGATATACAAACCCTGTTAAGTGAATTATCCTATAAGAGTCAGGCTGCCGTAACCCGCCTGAAAAACCGTGAAGTGGAGATCAAGGAAGTAGAAGATAAACTTCAGGATGCTATTGTAGAGGCCAGTAAGAACCATACCAAAGCGTTGGAAAAGAAAAAGGAAACCGAAGATAAACTTGAAGAACAATACGCCTTGTTGAAACAGGCGCGACAGGAACTGGAAGAGATCTCAGATAAACAATCTACAGCCTATTCAGAAGCTATAGGAAAAATAACGGGGATCGAACAAAAAGTAGAAGAGCTCGAAGGCCTCAAGAACGCATATACAACCCTTGCAGCCAGTAAGGATAGTTTTGTTCATAAACATAACCTTACCATAAAAGTACTTACTTCCCTGCGAAGCAATTTACAAACCCATAGGGCAAAACTTAAAAGTGACACCGATGAGCGCCTTAAATACTACGACGGATATGTAGTGGCCCTGAAAGCCAGAACAGATCAGGAGTTTGCTGCCATCCTGGAACATCTGGGTGTGAAAACAGACGAACATATCGGGCAAACCCTCGCTGCCATGCATTCGGCCAGTGCAAAAGCACGCCAGGAGATGATGGATAATATTCCTGTTCATGAAAAAGTGATGCAGGGAGTTTATGGTAGTTACGCCGAATCGTTGCAGGAAATTAGAGAGAAAGATGCCGAGATTCAGAAGGATTTTGCCAATAGGTACGGTATTGATATGAAGGAGATTTTCGAGGAGTTTTACGCCGCAGGTAGCGGTGGTGATGTTCCGCCGGAAGACGATAAACCTTCAGAAACTCCTAAAGAGGATGATGAAAACCTATTGGGTTAG
- a CDS encoding AAA family ATPase, with protein sequence MEHNSTFPIKKSELDALREEATSYLKGVQWDQSYKARNRDKDKKDDSILLYLSKATGNSTSEVTSVSRSILALKKKLLPESVAIPIQLNRALYAVQEGLTMGVWLKDSYGDSSGLSGLNERKGSLDNTQRREFDSKQQTATAYMLYGTAYRILYDLKPVASDDLSVMKNKFAGIPEISLISPIKGISCMLYYYDKYLNHPEIITRDADVVDFTVVYFEAIIAEIQLRLGSLEYTETITDRTYKLENSDFAVSGWENVFEGTAKSVEFNKIQFEEIVGNRDAKHFARRLTERLLSYDFNAKKNPFQELGGFMPVFMGYGIPGTGKSMLIAAIATRLKEHCDNLDIPFLFHPMPDTLISTFQGGSAEKMVQWMKPLQDPGKLIFAPIDDAENNLQERTAQGVSAGVKEVIGVFLRYTEGAYAVNYGNSSIGLFTNLPEMLDKAVISRVQGRFKIDGARTLPDFIDQDYLWWRKIEKTMPGFVNMQGPDKYTYLSEQGIVKNLGAILEKSEKPTEERVLAIYEQVEAKHKETEHMFYAELFKRIQKSFPFFSSRDIRNIQSAVSLRLTDFDLPSDWFEDAEIYFRKDYDTKYGMLQELMKENMKGLSFSDIRKQEVVRYLDNVATIADTDFKRKVDQRLHEMNVQTEARRRFEEDN encoded by the coding sequence ATGGAACACAACAGTACATTTCCCATAAAGAAAAGCGAACTGGACGCCCTCCGGGAAGAAGCCACTTCCTACCTTAAAGGAGTCCAGTGGGACCAAAGTTATAAGGCCAGAAACCGCGATAAGGACAAGAAAGATGATAGCATATTATTGTATTTGTCCAAGGCCACCGGAAACAGTACCTCCGAGGTCACATCGGTCTCCAGGTCCATCCTGGCACTAAAGAAAAAACTCCTCCCCGAGTCTGTCGCTATACCTATACAATTAAATCGGGCCCTGTATGCGGTACAGGAGGGCCTTACTATGGGTGTATGGTTAAAAGACAGTTATGGCGATTCGTCTGGCCTCTCGGGTTTGAACGAACGCAAGGGCTCCCTGGATAATACCCAACGCAGGGAATTTGACAGCAAGCAGCAAACGGCAACGGCTTATATGCTGTACGGCACGGCCTACCGTATCCTTTACGACTTGAAGCCTGTCGCATCAGACGATCTAAGCGTGATGAAGAACAAATTTGCCGGTATACCCGAAATCTCCCTTATCTCACCCATTAAAGGTATTTCCTGTATGTTGTACTATTACGACAAATACCTAAATCATCCGGAGATCATCACTCGCGATGCCGATGTTGTCGATTTTACCGTTGTTTATTTCGAAGCTATAATAGCCGAAATACAGCTCCGGCTGGGCTCCCTGGAATATACTGAAACCATCACCGACCGCACCTATAAACTGGAAAACAGTGATTTTGCTGTTTCCGGATGGGAGAATGTTTTTGAAGGGACTGCAAAAAGTGTTGAATTCAATAAAATACAATTTGAAGAGATCGTAGGAAACCGCGATGCCAAACATTTTGCGCGTAGACTAACCGAGCGATTGCTTAGTTACGACTTTAACGCAAAAAAGAACCCCTTCCAGGAGCTGGGAGGATTTATGCCCGTTTTTATGGGATATGGAATCCCGGGCACCGGAAAAAGTATGTTGATCGCCGCCATAGCAACCCGGTTGAAAGAACATTGTGACAATCTCGACATCCCTTTTCTTTTTCATCCCATGCCAGACACACTCATCTCCACCTTTCAAGGAGGATCGGCCGAAAAAATGGTACAATGGATGAAACCTTTGCAGGATCCTGGAAAACTCATCTTCGCACCTATCGATGACGCCGAAAACAATTTGCAGGAACGAACCGCTCAGGGAGTATCGGCTGGTGTGAAGGAAGTGATTGGTGTTTTCCTGCGATATACCGAAGGGGCCTACGCCGTTAATTATGGTAACAGCTCCATAGGACTTTTTACAAACCTACCCGAAATGCTGGATAAAGCTGTGATCTCCAGAGTTCAGGGGCGTTTTAAAATTGATGGTGCGCGTACACTTCCCGATTTTATAGATCAGGACTATCTGTGGTGGCGTAAAATTGAGAAGACCATGCCCGGGTTTGTGAATATGCAGGGACCGGATAAATACACCTACTTAAGTGAGCAGGGAATAGTGAAGAACCTGGGAGCGATCCTGGAAAAATCTGAAAAGCCCACCGAAGAACGAGTATTGGCTATTTACGAGCAAGTGGAAGCTAAGCACAAGGAAACCGAACATATGTTCTATGCAGAATTATTTAAACGCATTCAGAAATCATTTCCTTTCTTTTCATCCAGGGATATCAGGAATATCCAAAGCGCTGTTTCGCTTCGGTTAACAGATTTCGATCTTCCTTCAGATTGGTTCGAGGATGCCGAAATTTATTTCAGAAAAGATTACGATACCAAATACGGTATGTTACAGGAACTTATGAAAGAAAATATGAAAGGCCTGAGCTTTTCAGACATCAGAAAGCAGGAAGTGGTTCGCTACCTGGATAACGTCGCTACAATTGCCGATACAGATTTTAAACGCAAAGTAGATCAACGCTTACATGAAATGAACGTGCAAACAGAAGCCAGAAGACGCTTCGAAGAAGATAATTAA
- a CDS encoding DUF6638 family protein, protein MDKLKTAGLFGRDLIKVSGSLAERYNGCLAILGMDPTQLKTFHVDGMGWSPEIAEEKDNPYYLNIGEANLNAIIISPEQEGKPVYMAFHSFDRDIMRTVFTAYAKEIRDITKDAAICIHLDQHIDTYYEPFDLLRYKQITVSFRILNDLAKKQKEQLQLVEEFNSGNNFINRDIHNKLLESAKKYGDLRDRKLELDPLQLKVSTFYTRAFGGVFVLRDFINDIMVFEDEELFKKAIKDTVHDVTLFHISHNELTATLVNHLIAEFDIKRAAKSKRYDRIKKHLFVQELKECKHPLREVLDSPMLFKKYLNEMDVDTKKRLMSVELYNQRKIVERDLKIDDVVDPVYEKALLQPHSSLEEEHKELIWKLLTKIVPADPLHLYWYDKEQFYKTFLNWPEGYQDWVIDRILINTKNQAS, encoded by the coding sequence ATGGATAAACTAAAAACAGCCGGCTTATTTGGACGGGACCTGATAAAAGTATCGGGATCCCTGGCCGAACGTTATAACGGCTGTTTGGCGATCCTGGGTATGGATCCTACACAACTCAAAACTTTTCATGTGGATGGCATGGGCTGGAGTCCGGAAATTGCAGAAGAGAAGGACAATCCATACTATCTCAATATTGGCGAGGCCAATTTGAACGCTATTATAATCTCCCCGGAACAGGAAGGAAAGCCGGTATATATGGCATTTCACAGTTTCGATCGTGATATTATGAGAACTGTTTTCACGGCCTACGCCAAAGAAATAAGGGATATAACCAAAGATGCCGCCATCTGTATCCATCTGGATCAACACATAGATACTTATTACGAACCTTTCGATCTGTTGCGTTATAAACAGATCACCGTAAGTTTCAGGATCCTGAACGACCTTGCTAAAAAGCAAAAAGAGCAACTACAGTTAGTGGAAGAGTTCAATAGCGGGAATAACTTCATAAATCGCGATATACATAACAAATTACTGGAATCTGCTAAAAAATACGGAGATCTTAGAGATAGGAAGCTGGAACTGGATCCCCTGCAACTAAAAGTAAGTACATTTTATACCAGGGCTTTTGGCGGAGTATTCGTGTTGCGTGATTTTATAAATGATATTATGGTTTTTGAGGATGAGGAGCTCTTTAAAAAAGCCATCAAAGACACTGTGCACGACGTCACTTTATTTCACATTAGCCATAATGAACTAACAGCCACCCTGGTGAATCATCTAATCGCCGAATTCGACATAAAGCGAGCTGCGAAATCCAAAAGATACGACCGTATAAAAAAACATTTGTTTGTTCAGGAATTAAAAGAATGTAAGCATCCGTTACGGGAAGTTCTGGACAGCCCGATGCTGTTTAAGAAATACCTCAACGAAATGGACGTCGACACCAAGAAGCGTCTAATGAGTGTAGAATTATACAATCAACGAAAGATCGTTGAAAGAGATCTTAAAATAGATGATGTAGTAGATCCGGTCTACGAAAAGGCACTTTTACAACCGCATTCATCCCTGGAAGAAGAGCACAAAGAACTTATATGGAAACTACTCACCAAGATCGTTCCGGCAGATCCGCTGCACTTATACTGGTATGATAAAGAACAATTTTACAAGACCTTTCTTAACTGGCCTGAAGGTTATCAGGACTGGGTAATAGACAGAATTCTAATCAATACTAAAAACCAAGCATCATGA
- a CDS encoding stage II sporulation protein M: MTLEIIVFVIAILFGIIIYWRESKSNRLYRFFNHMMHSKDLQMKADNRKGFVHKQVFLMRLVWITLIFVLGAAILSFATPINVIFFQYFVSAIVGTLIGTYIASAFIFTSEGLKKENLKKNFDKAVEKGKEFVDDLREEDDPASSSDETPENKKAADEKSARDRLRDKGMIK, from the coding sequence ATGACACTCGAAATCATTGTATTTGTCATCGCTATTCTCTTCGGAATAATAATATACTGGCGGGAATCTAAAAGTAATAGACTCTATCGCTTCTTCAACCATATGATGCACTCCAAGGATTTACAAATGAAAGCTGACAATAGAAAAGGCTTTGTACACAAGCAGGTATTCTTGATGCGTCTTGTATGGATCACTCTCATATTTGTACTGGGAGCCGCCATCCTTAGTTTCGCTACCCCGATCAATGTGATTTTCTTCCAGTATTTTGTATCTGCGATCGTGGGAACTCTCATAGGAACTTACATTGCTTCTGCTTTTATATTTACTTCGGAAGGGCTTAAGAAGGAAAATCTAAAGAAGAATTTCGATAAGGCGGTTGAAAAAGGAAAAGAATTCGTCGACGACCTTAGAGAGGAAGACGATCCCGCATCTAGTAGTGACGAAACTCCTGAAAACAAGAAGGCTGCCGATGAGAAAAGTGCACGTGATCGACTTAGGGATAAAGGAATGATCAAATAG